The Leptospira montravelensis nucleotide sequence AAGATGTAGATTTTTTTCGCGATATGGTTCGCCATTTGGATTCTGAATATCCCATAGACCACAATCGGATTCATGCAGTTGGAATTTCCAACGGCGGATTTATGACACAGCGTTTGTTATGCGAGGCTCCCGATTTATTTAGTTCGGGTTATTCCGTAGCAGCAGTAACATCACGTGGATTAAAAGAAATTTGTTATCCTCCTCCGCAAAAATCAATTGGATTCATAATGGGAATGTCCGATGACGTGGTTCCCTACCAAGGGGGAACTGTTTCGATTCCTACTGATCCAAACAACCAGTCACAAAGAATTGCAGCTGGAGATGTTCTTTCTTATTTAGAATCTTTAGAATACTGGACTTCCAGTTTGTCCTGCAAAGAAGAATCAAAATCCAAAAAAAGACATTTAAATAAATTTTGGAAAAGAGACATACAATACACTAAATTCACTGATTGTTCTAGTGACCAGATTGTGGAAGGGTATTTGATCCCCGGTGGAGGACATATTTGGCCAAATGGTTTTTATTACCAAAATGAAAAACAATATGGCTACTTAAGTAAGGACTTGGATACAAGAGAGATTGTGATACAATTCTTTCGAACGACATATAAAAAAGAT carries:
- a CDS encoding alpha/beta hydrolase family esterase gives rise to the protein MNWISVPNQLYLTLFMVSFSFFCKSLPSIVPVKEHKQQSISSDGIIRSFRYYIPKQFKEDKLPVIFILHGGGGSGEGMIYLSRMSEKAEEYGFIAVYPDGYANRWNDGRKIPHSLTDKRNTKDVDFFRDMVRHLDSEYPIDHNRIHAVGISNGGFMTQRLLCEAPDLFSSGYSVAAVTSRGLKEICYPPPQKSIGFIMGMSDDVVPYQGGTVSIPTDPNNQSQRIAAGDVLSYLESLEYWTSSLSCKEESKSKKRHLNKFWKRDIQYTKFTDCSSDQIVEGYLIPGGGHIWPNGFYYQNEKQYGYLSKDLDTREIVIQFFRTTYKKDKLVNNNAPFGN